The Mucilaginibacter yixingensis genome window below encodes:
- a CDS encoding beta-ketoacyl synthase chain length factor has protein sequence MRAYIRSASAITAQNTFEQEQLLSDVINYDTARLKAVEPDYKQYLDPKAIRRMSRIVKMGLTTAKDALQQAAVDQPDAIVTGTAYGCLEDTGVFLRGMIGQQEQDLSPTAFIQSTHNTVGAQIALNLKSHRYNNTFVHKGFSFENALIDALLLMAEGDAQQVLAGAIDELTDDSFNILNRFDLYKNGDINTAVLYANPSAGTIAGEGSAFFVLGSTPKDGDMCVLDAMEIFYNPESAADVQQKITAFLAAQSLTSADINVVLTGKNGDEKTDQFIDQYTNGIFDGSQLCAYKHLFGEYPTVSGPALWLGAEVLKKQAVPDALAASTNAPLNKLLLINQYKNKYFSLMLLSAV, from the coding sequence ATGAGGGCATATATCAGATCGGCATCGGCTATAACGGCACAAAATACTTTTGAACAGGAGCAGCTATTGAGCGACGTGATCAATTATGACACAGCGCGATTAAAAGCCGTTGAGCCCGATTATAAGCAATACCTGGATCCAAAGGCCATCCGCCGCATGAGCCGGATTGTAAAGATGGGCTTAACCACAGCTAAAGACGCTCTGCAACAAGCCGCGGTAGACCAACCTGACGCTATTGTAACCGGCACTGCTTATGGTTGCCTGGAAGATACTGGGGTATTTCTGAGAGGGATGATCGGTCAACAGGAACAAGATCTGTCGCCAACGGCATTTATCCAGTCGACACACAATACGGTGGGCGCACAGATTGCGCTCAATCTTAAGAGTCATCGCTATAACAACACTTTTGTACATAAAGGTTTTTCGTTTGAAAACGCGCTGATAGATGCCCTGCTGTTAATGGCTGAAGGCGATGCGCAACAAGTGCTGGCAGGTGCGATAGATGAACTGACCGACGACAGTTTTAATATTCTGAACCGCTTTGATCTCTATAAAAACGGAGACATCAACACAGCAGTTCTCTACGCAAACCCATCTGCCGGGACTATTGCCGGGGAAGGCTCAGCGTTCTTTGTGCTGGGTTCGACACCAAAAGATGGTGATATGTGCGTACTGGACGCGATGGAGATTTTCTATAATCCTGAAAGTGCGGCAGATGTGCAGCAAAAAATAACTGCTTTCCTGGCAGCACAATCTTTAACATCTGCCGATATTAATGTGGTATTAACCGGCAAAAATGGAGATGAGAAAACTGATCAGTTCATCGATCAATATACCAACGGCATTTTTGACGGTTCGCAGCTTTGCGCTTACAAACATTTATTCGGCGAGTACCCAACAGTATCAGGACCGGCGCTTTGGTTGGGCGCGGAGGTGCTGAAGAAACAGGCTGTTCCAGATGCCTTGGCGGCAAGCACAAACGCACCGTTAAACAAACTGCTCCTCATCAATCAATATAAAAACAAGTATTTTTCGCTGATGCTGTTATCGGCCGTTTAA
- a CDS encoding BtrH N-terminal domain-containing protein, with translation MKVDFEHRQSAHCESGVITSLLKNSGVEQITEPLAFGIGAGLFYVYIPFIKINNGPAIAFRTFPGLIFKRTCKALGIPIVRKKFSSKEKAEAFLQETLNAGKPAGCQVGVYYLSYFPREYRFHFNAHNLIVFGKEGDDYLISDPIMEHPTKLTSYELERVRFAKGALAPKGQIYFPADGDHRIDDERMRKAIISGIKMNVNQMLRIPGWFAGTKGIDYTAKHIRKWRDKLGQEKAGLYLAQLVRMQEEIGTGGGGFRYIYAAFLQQAHEYVKRDEVLALSEKFTEAGDLWRTSAVQAAGIYKGRLGSQADFDQMADYLVEIAQIETAAFKALNNIKW, from the coding sequence ATGAAAGTTGATTTTGAACACCGCCAGTCCGCACATTGCGAGTCGGGGGTAATTACCAGTCTTTTAAAAAACAGTGGCGTAGAGCAAATTACCGAGCCATTGGCTTTCGGCATCGGCGCCGGGCTGTTTTATGTTTATATCCCGTTTATTAAGATCAATAACGGACCGGCAATAGCTTTTCGCACCTTTCCGGGGCTGATCTTTAAGCGTACCTGCAAAGCGCTGGGTATTCCCATCGTTCGCAAAAAATTCAGCTCGAAAGAAAAGGCTGAGGCTTTTTTACAGGAGACACTCAACGCAGGCAAACCCGCAGGTTGCCAGGTGGGGGTTTATTACCTGTCGTACTTCCCGCGCGAGTATCGGTTTCACTTCAATGCTCATAACCTCATTGTTTTTGGCAAGGAGGGCGACGATTACCTGATTAGCGACCCCATTATGGAGCATCCCACCAAACTCACTAGTTATGAACTGGAGCGGGTACGCTTTGCAAAAGGGGCACTGGCGCCAAAGGGACAAATTTATTTCCCGGCAGATGGCGATCATCGTATTGATGATGAGCGCATGCGCAAGGCCATCATCAGCGGTATCAAAATGAATGTCAATCAGATGCTGCGCATCCCGGGTTGGTTTGCGGGTACTAAGGGGATTGACTATACCGCCAAACACATCCGCAAATGGCGCGATAAGTTGGGGCAGGAGAAAGCCGGTCTTTACCTGGCTCAACTGGTGCGTATGCAGGAGGAAATTGGTACAGGCGGCGGCGGGTTTCGTTATATTTATGCTGCCTTTTTGCAGCAGGCTCATGAGTACGTAAAGCGCGATGAAGTGCTGGCACTATCTGAGAAATTTACGGAGGCGGGCGACTTATGGCGCACATCTGCCGTACAGGCGGCGGGCATCTATAAAGGCAGACTGGGCAGCCAGGCTGATTTTGACCAGATGGCCGATTACCTGGTAGAAATTGCACAGATAGAAACCGCTGCATTTAAGGCGCTCAACAATATTAAGTGGTAA
- a CDS encoding beta-ketoacyl-ACP synthase III produces the protein MSLKQVYINKTSHYFPNSPVSNDEMEEYLGYINNKPSKSKKIVLRNNGIHTRYYALEKGGKSTHTNAQMTAFAVRNLFNDDQAKLKEIDLLSCGTSSPDQVMPSHGVMTHGWLPEAGGIEVVSPAGVCCAGMHALKYAYMAVKSGEAEKAVATGSERFSGLLVSNVFEEEVEQLKAMDANPYIAFSKDFLRWMLSDGAAAFLLEDQPNPDGLSLRIDWIEGVSYAHQMDTCMYMGGEKQPDGTLKGFMDYTPDEIMNHSIFSVKQDIGLLSDNIVPLGGAKIKEIFERKGLKADDIDHFLPHISSDFFRSKIADMIDEYGGGIPAEKWFINLYSVGNVGAASIYLMIDELFNSGKLKKGERILLLVPESARFSYMYAMLTVC, from the coding sequence ATGTCTTTAAAACAAGTTTATATTAATAAAACCTCGCATTACTTTCCCAACAGCCCTGTTTCAAACGATGAGATGGAGGAGTACCTGGGGTATATTAATAATAAGCCTTCTAAATCTAAAAAGATTGTGCTGCGCAATAATGGTATTCATACCCGTTATTACGCACTTGAAAAAGGTGGAAAATCTACCCATACCAATGCGCAAATGACGGCTTTTGCAGTGCGCAACCTGTTTAATGATGATCAGGCTAAACTGAAGGAGATTGATCTGCTGTCATGCGGTACCTCATCGCCAGACCAGGTGATGCCCAGCCACGGCGTAATGACGCACGGCTGGCTGCCCGAGGCCGGTGGTATTGAAGTGGTATCACCTGCGGGTGTTTGCTGTGCGGGGATGCATGCGCTGAAATATGCCTACATGGCCGTAAAATCCGGCGAAGCCGAAAAAGCGGTAGCTACGGGCTCTGAGCGTTTTTCGGGCCTGCTGGTATCTAACGTTTTTGAGGAGGAGGTAGAGCAACTGAAAGCCATGGACGCTAACCCGTACATCGCTTTTTCAAAAGATTTTTTACGTTGGATGTTGTCTGACGGTGCGGCGGCTTTCTTACTGGAAGATCAGCCGAACCCGGATGGTTTGAGCCTGCGTATTGATTGGATAGAAGGCGTATCATACGCCCACCAGATGGATACCTGCATGTATATGGGCGGCGAAAAGCAACCCGACGGCACGCTGAAAGGTTTCATGGACTATACGCCAGACGAGATCATGAATCACTCTATCTTCAGCGTAAAGCAGGATATTGGTTTGTTGAGCGATAACATTGTTCCGCTGGGTGGCGCCAAAATCAAAGAGATCTTTGAGCGTAAAGGCCTTAAGGCTGATGATATCGATCATTTCCTGCCGCACATTTCCAGCGACTTTTTCCGCAGCAAGATTGCGGATATGATTGATGAGTACGGCGGCGGCATTCCGGCCGAGAAATGGTTTATTAATCTGTACAGCGTTGGCAACGTGGGCGCGGCATCCATCTACCTAATGATTGACGAACTGTTTAACAGCGGCAAACTGAAAAAAGGTGAACGCATACTGTTACTGGTACCTGAGAGCGCGCGTTTCTCTTATATGTACGCTATGCTTACAGTTTGCTAA
- a CDS encoding 3-hydroxyacyl-ACP dehydratase: MSSTQLYTIENLQVADGSITATVVLNAAHPIFEGHFPGQPVLPGACMLDMVKAITSVALGQQLRLVKADNLKFITPVDPLVSGKLQLNITHQPVTNGIKIKATLSGESPYMKMDGVFDIG, encoded by the coding sequence ATGTCTTCAACCCAGCTTTATACCATAGAAAATCTGCAAGTTGCCGACGGCAGTATTACAGCAACCGTTGTGCTCAACGCTGCGCACCCTATTTTTGAAGGTCATTTCCCGGGCCAGCCGGTATTGCCGGGAGCTTGTATGCTGGATATGGTGAAGGCCATTACCTCGGTGGCTCTTGGACAGCAGCTGAGATTGGTAAAGGCGGATAATCTGAAATTTATTACGCCGGTAGATCCGCTTGTTTCAGGTAAACTACAACTCAACATTACCCATCAGCCCGTAACCAACGGAATAAAAATCAAAGCGACATTAAGCGGCGAAAGCCCTTACATGAAGATGGATGGCGTTTTTGATATTGGGTGA
- a CDS encoding beta-ketoacyl synthase chain length factor yields MFYIHQASCISPQHTFAPVNLESLLTPVNNQLRVIEPDVIPLPGNVLRRMGRGVRMSVIAGMPLLKEQSSPQGIIIGTANAGMQESGKFLDQIIEYDEDTLSPANFVQSTSNSVAAQISMMFGLHCYANTHVHGGLAFENALLDAAMLVSEQPEGTFLLGGADEITNYNYSIDQLAGWYKAEQIDPGDFYAPTPGTIAGEGAALFNISGKADGAKARLVAAEMLNTADETKVAERLAAFLQKHLSGKQPSLLLSGENGDIRSLKCYNTCEGVLVENVPVARFKHLCGEYPTASAFALWLAVALASGEVTAPAHLMKRGELSAAPDSILVYNSYKNYQHSFMLMEKA; encoded by the coding sequence ATGTTTTACATTCATCAAGCCAGTTGTATATCGCCCCAACACACGTTTGCCCCGGTAAACCTGGAGAGTTTGTTGACGCCGGTAAACAATCAACTGCGGGTAATAGAGCCTGATGTAATACCCCTGCCGGGAAATGTACTGCGCCGGATGGGCCGGGGTGTACGCATGAGCGTAATTGCCGGGATGCCGCTACTTAAAGAACAGTCATCACCGCAAGGCATCATCATCGGCACGGCCAATGCGGGTATGCAGGAGAGTGGCAAGTTTCTCGATCAGATCATCGAGTATGATGAGGATACGTTAAGCCCGGCAAATTTTGTGCAAAGTACTTCAAACAGCGTTGCCGCGCAGATCAGCATGATGTTTGGCCTGCATTGCTATGCCAATACCCACGTGCACGGCGGACTGGCATTTGAGAACGCCCTGCTTGATGCAGCCATGCTGGTATCAGAACAACCAGAAGGCACTTTTCTATTAGGCGGAGCCGACGAAATTACCAACTACAATTATTCCATAGATCAACTGGCCGGATGGTATAAAGCAGAGCAAATTGACCCAGGCGATTTTTACGCTCCAACTCCCGGTACCATAGCCGGTGAAGGCGCTGCGCTTTTCAATATTTCCGGAAAAGCCGATGGGGCAAAAGCCAGATTGGTGGCAGCAGAAATGTTGAATACGGCAGATGAAACTAAGGTAGCTGAACGCTTGGCTGCATTTCTACAAAAGCATTTGTCCGGCAAACAACCATCACTACTGTTAAGCGGGGAGAACGGCGATATCCGGTCGTTAAAATGCTATAATACTTGTGAGGGTGTGTTAGTTGAGAATGTGCCTGTAGCACGGTTTAAGCATCTCTGCGGAGAATATCCAACAGCATCGGCTTTCGCTTTGTGGCTGGCCGTGGCTTTAGCCTCTGGTGAGGTTACTGCACCCGCCCATCTAATGAAACGGGGTGAGCTTTCTGCTGCGCCCGATAGCATTTTAGTTTATAACAGCTATAAGAACTATCAGCACAGTTTTATGCTGATGGAGAAAGCTTGA
- a CDS encoding beta-ketoacyl-[acyl-carrier-protein] synthase family protein, which yields MNRIAVTGMGIISAIGTSVADCRAALVSGRSGIVQPNGLLSRYTHLPAGRVSLTDNQLKEQLGITDASVNRTTLLALHALNQAVAQADLTSTDLAEPGSALIVASTIGGVSLTDEIYQNGHGDGADATFLNAYGYSSVADYLQRKLNIGGVTDTINTACSSSANAIIYGYRLLKNGFARRAIVGGADCLSKFTVNGFNALRILSDEPCRSFDANRKGLNLGEGAAFLILEREEDLAGKPVLAWVSGYGNANDAFHPSSLSAEGNGPFMAMQTALNVAGLQPEDIGYINAHGTGTENNDEAESQAMLRLFGRPPAFASTKTFTGHTLGAANAIETAFSILSLQHGEVYANLNFSTPAEPAQLTPVTEYYQTDLQHVMSNSFGFGGNCTSVIVSRA from the coding sequence TTGAATCGTATTGCAGTTACCGGGATGGGCATTATCAGCGCCATCGGCACTTCTGTGGCCGATTGCCGCGCTGCGCTTGTAAGTGGCCGTTCCGGTATTGTGCAGCCTAACGGTTTACTATCCCGCTACACTCATCTGCCTGCGGGCCGGGTTTCGCTGACGGATAATCAGCTGAAAGAGCAGCTTGGCATTACCGATGCGAGTGTTAATCGCACCACTTTACTCGCATTGCACGCCTTAAATCAGGCGGTAGCGCAGGCAGACTTGACAAGCACAGACTTAGCGGAACCTGGTTCTGCTTTAATCGTAGCCTCTACCATCGGTGGGGTGTCATTAACCGACGAGATCTATCAAAACGGTCACGGCGATGGAGCGGACGCCACTTTTCTTAACGCTTACGGTTATTCATCAGTTGCCGATTATTTGCAGCGCAAGCTGAATATCGGGGGCGTTACCGATACCATTAACACAGCCTGTTCATCATCGGCCAACGCCATTATTTATGGCTACCGGTTACTCAAAAACGGCTTTGCCCGCCGCGCCATAGTTGGCGGGGCAGACTGCTTGTCAAAATTTACTGTCAACGGGTTTAATGCATTGCGCATCTTGTCTGACGAGCCTTGTCGGTCGTTCGACGCCAACCGCAAGGGATTGAACTTGGGAGAAGGGGCTGCATTTTTAATACTAGAACGCGAAGAAGATCTGGCTGGTAAGCCTGTGTTGGCATGGGTAAGCGGTTATGGCAACGCTAACGATGCTTTCCATCCGTCGTCTTTATCAGCTGAAGGCAATGGCCCGTTTATGGCGATGCAAACTGCATTGAATGTGGCAGGTTTGCAACCAGAAGATATTGGCTATATCAACGCCCACGGCACCGGTACCGAGAATAACGACGAGGCCGAAAGTCAGGCCATGCTGCGTCTTTTCGGTCGGCCACCAGCCTTTGCGTCAACAAAAACATTTACCGGGCATACCCTGGGGGCGGCAAACGCTATTGAAACAGCGTTTAGTATTCTAAGCCTGCAACATGGCGAGGTTTATGCCAACCTGAATTTCAGTACCCCTGCCGAGCCTGCCCAACTAACACCGGTAACAGAATATTATCAGACCGATTTACAGCACGTCATGTCAAACTCGTTTGGTTTTGGGGGCAATTGTACATCCGTCATCGTATCACGCGCTTAG
- a CDS encoding ABC transporter ATP-binding protein — translation MKAPAVHISQLSFGYPGNDNYTFNNLALTIGAGDRFGLFGPNGAGKTTLMSVMTGLLKPKSGKIELFGQPLVNSCEIKKLFGLVPQDFSFYHELTPIENLEFFGAWAGLGKAEIRSRSTELLEVLGLADVRCKQVKLFSGGMKRRVNLAIGVIHQPKILFLDEPTVGVDVQTRNAIIEYLLQLNNQGTTLVYTSHQLNEAQELCNNLAMIDGGAIIANGTMDELLAKHQQTDLENLFLHLTGHHYRD, via the coding sequence TTGAAAGCGCCCGCCGTACATATTTCGCAACTCAGTTTTGGGTACCCGGGTAACGATAATTACACGTTCAATAACCTTGCGCTTACTATTGGTGCTGGCGATCGCTTTGGTCTGTTTGGTCCAAACGGCGCCGGCAAAACCACATTGATGAGCGTGATGACAGGTTTGCTCAAGCCTAAATCGGGCAAGATTGAGCTCTTCGGCCAGCCACTCGTTAACAGTTGTGAGATAAAAAAACTATTCGGCCTCGTTCCGCAGGATTTTTCTTTTTATCACGAGCTTACCCCCATAGAAAACCTGGAATTTTTTGGAGCCTGGGCTGGATTAGGTAAGGCCGAGATCCGTAGCCGAAGCACAGAGCTGTTAGAGGTGCTGGGTCTTGCCGATGTTCGTTGTAAACAAGTGAAACTCTTCTCAGGCGGGATGAAACGGCGGGTTAACCTGGCCATCGGCGTCATTCATCAGCCCAAAATTCTTTTCCTGGACGAACCGACGGTGGGCGTAGATGTACAAACCCGCAACGCTATTATTGAATACTTGCTACAGCTAAACAACCAGGGCACCACGCTGGTGTACACTTCGCACCAATTAAATGAGGCGCAAGAACTGTGCAACAACCTGGCCATGATAGACGGCGGCGCAATCATTGCTAACGGCACCATGGACGAGCTGCTAGCGAAACACCAGCAGACAGACCTGGAGAACCTGTTCCTGCATTTAACCGGTCACCATTATCGCGATTAA
- a CDS encoding beta-ketoacyl synthase, producing the protein MSDKIYIAGLGAICAIGNTADECLTSLKKGQDGIGEPSYLRTAHAGEIPVAEVKLSNTQLAEMTGMPTHTSRTALLSMVAAKAAIADAGLDLSPLRTGFISANTVGGMDKSEDFFADFMTDEQAGDLAMVRNHECGSVTELVADQLGIKNYVTTISTACSSSANAIAHAARLIKAGILDVAIAGGTDALTRFTLNGFNTLMILDRQHCQPFDENRRGLNLGEGAGYVLLASEKIAATLKKQPYAQLSGYANANDAYHQTASSPEGTGSYLSMSNALDRAGLQPGDVSYINLHGTGTNNNDQSEATAIQRLFHPHFPPVSSTKSFTGHTLGASGGIEAVFSVLAIANGLVFPNLRLQDAMQGFDFSPERGLLTGQQLNHVLSNSFGFGGNCTSLLFSKVS; encoded by the coding sequence ATGAGCGACAAGATTTACATAGCAGGTTTAGGTGCCATTTGCGCCATTGGCAATACGGCCGATGAATGCCTGACCTCTTTAAAAAAAGGGCAGGATGGCATTGGCGAACCAAGCTATCTGCGCACGGCGCATGCCGGTGAGATCCCGGTAGCCGAGGTAAAATTGAGTAACACCCAACTGGCTGAAATGACCGGGATGCCGACACATACCAGTCGCACAGCATTGTTGAGCATGGTAGCCGCAAAAGCTGCTATAGCGGATGCTGGTTTAGACCTGTCTCCCCTACGCACCGGCTTTATCTCTGCCAACACAGTTGGCGGGATGGATAAAAGCGAAGATTTCTTTGCCGATTTCATGACCGATGAACAAGCAGGCGATCTGGCTATGGTTCGCAACCACGAGTGCGGAAGTGTAACCGAATTAGTGGCCGATCAGTTGGGAATTAAGAACTACGTGACCACCATCAGCACAGCCTGTTCTTCTTCTGCTAACGCGATTGCACATGCAGCTCGACTAATTAAAGCCGGGATACTGGATGTGGCCATTGCAGGTGGCACCGATGCGCTCACTCGTTTTACGCTGAACGGTTTTAATACGCTGATGATACTTGACCGTCAGCATTGCCAGCCTTTTGATGAGAACCGTCGCGGGTTGAATCTGGGCGAAGGTGCGGGTTACGTGCTTTTGGCATCAGAAAAAATAGCCGCTACGCTAAAGAAACAACCATACGCACAACTAAGTGGCTATGCCAACGCTAACGATGCCTATCACCAAACGGCTTCATCGCCGGAGGGTACGGGTTCCTACCTGTCCATGTCAAACGCACTGGATCGGGCAGGTTTGCAGCCAGGCGATGTTAGCTATATTAACCTGCATGGTACGGGTACCAATAATAATGATCAGTCTGAAGCTACAGCAATTCAGCGTCTGTTTCACCCGCATTTCCCGCCGGTAAGTTCTACCAAATCATTTACGGGACATACACTAGGTGCCAGCGGTGGCATAGAGGCCGTGTTTTCAGTTCTGGCTATAGCCAACGGATTGGTATTCCCCAACCTGCGTTTGCAGGACGCTATGCAAGGCTTTGATTTTTCTCCTGAAAGGGGGTTGTTAACCGGCCAGCAATTGAATCACGTATTGTCAAACTCTTTCGGGTTTGGCGGTAATTGTACATCCTTATTGTTTTCAAAAGTATCATGA
- a CDS encoding beta-ketoacyl synthase: protein MKDVFVIGDNLLTPLGATTAGNFEQLKNGATGVKVYNDAGISAQTFAASMFPADAYADNQQYTKFEQLLIASISDALNHTGIDPKRTDTILILSSTKGNITLLQDGDYSPERLKRASLHHSAALIKAHFGFVHQPIFISSACISGLSAILTGARLINAGRYKNAVVAGADVVSRFVVTGFQSFQALSAAQCRPFDRDRTGINLGEGAATVILSAESKSTTDIKVAGGSLSDDANHISGPSRTGEELGTAIKQALQEAVLQPGDIDMISAHGTATVFNDEMEASAINYAGLADVPLNSLKGYYGHTLGAAGLVEAVISMQSMQQGIIIPTPGFSNLGTKPVNVASQLLYQPVNRVLKTASGFGGCNAALIFTKQ from the coding sequence ATGAAAGACGTTTTTGTAATTGGCGACAACCTGCTCACCCCGCTTGGCGCAACAACCGCCGGAAATTTTGAGCAGCTAAAAAATGGCGCAACCGGCGTTAAAGTTTATAACGATGCCGGCATTTCTGCCCAAACATTTGCAGCGTCAATGTTTCCGGCTGATGCTTATGCCGATAATCAACAATACACCAAGTTTGAACAACTGCTTATCGCTTCTATTAGCGATGCGCTGAACCATACCGGTATCGACCCAAAGCGTACCGATACCATACTGATTTTATCCAGTACCAAGGGAAATATCACCCTGTTGCAGGATGGCGACTACAGCCCTGAACGATTGAAACGGGCATCGCTCCATCATTCGGCGGCGTTGATCAAGGCTCATTTTGGCTTTGTGCATCAGCCTATATTTATCTCCAGCGCCTGTATCTCGGGCCTGTCGGCTATCCTGACGGGGGCAAGATTAATCAATGCCGGGCGTTATAAAAATGCAGTAGTTGCCGGGGCCGATGTGGTGTCGCGCTTCGTGGTGACGGGCTTTCAATCGTTCCAGGCGTTAAGCGCTGCACAATGTCGCCCGTTTGATCGTGATCGTACCGGCATTAACCTGGGCGAAGGCGCAGCAACTGTTATCCTTTCGGCAGAAAGTAAATCAACAACTGATATTAAAGTTGCTGGCGGCAGTTTAAGTGACGATGCCAACCACATCTCCGGTCCGTCGCGTACGGGCGAGGAACTGGGTACGGCCATCAAACAAGCGCTGCAAGAAGCTGTTTTACAACCGGGAGATATAGACATGATCTCGGCCCACGGCACGGCCACCGTTTTCAATGATGAAATGGAAGCATCGGCCATTAACTACGCCGGTCTGGCTGATGTGCCGCTGAATAGTTTGAAAGGCTATTATGGCCACACACTCGGCGCTGCCGGATTGGTTGAGGCGGTGATATCGATGCAAAGTATGCAGCAGGGCATTATCATCCCAACACCGGGCTTTAGTAACCTGGGGACAAAGCCGGTTAATGTGGCCAGTCAATTGTTATATCAGCCGGTTAACCGGGTATTAAAAACGGCCTCGGGCTTTGGCGGTTGCAATGCCGCCCTGATTTTTACCAAACAATAA
- a CDS encoding phosphopantetheine-binding protein, whose translation MENKELKEQLKSQVIQFLNLTDLTPADIADDTPFFGDGLGLDSIDSLELIVLLKREYGITINDPKDGRKAFTDINALAAYVEQHRAK comes from the coding sequence ATGGAAAACAAAGAATTAAAAGAGCAACTGAAAAGCCAGGTAATTCAATTTTTGAACCTGACCGACCTGACACCTGCCGACATTGCAGATGATACGCCATTTTTCGGAGACGGTTTGGGCCTGGATTCTATCGACTCGCTGGAACTGATCGTACTGCTGAAACGCGAGTACGGCATCACTATAAACGACCCGAAAGACGGGCGTAAAGCATTTACCGATATTAACGCACTGGCTGCCTATGTGGAGCAGCACCGTGCCAAATAA
- a CDS encoding ABC transporter permease: MYKLRAAIIKDLRVLLRDKIGLAFMFLMPVVLVIVVTNIQSSTFQLLNKNKLTVLLLNRDTGRLSQEFLQTLDKTGLFRIKQLPGKTTDGQLREGLHQKDALLAITIPASFTGDVLYKAQSTAGKAMKSFGLEGDSARHIAGNLPLDVYYQPSLPESYHLSVQGAVRSAVQIVESKETLRQLYLAINDKPLPAKMEDELLQNQTQIRERAVAGGQDVKTPDATQHNVPAWTIFAMFFVIISLAGSIIREKRSGSFVRLKTLPTSYALALFARQLTYLAVTVLQALVVFAIGIWLFPVIGLPGLQVPHDVVGFFVVTLIIGWAAVSYAVCAGVFFNTEEQANSFGAISIVILAAIGGLMVPSFAMPSSFSVALNLSPLHWCLEAYNILFLENGKLPDAVNYLIPLLIMIVVMQAAAFAGLKRKNLI, translated from the coding sequence ATGTATAAACTAAGGGCCGCTATCATAAAAGACTTACGCGTTTTGCTACGCGATAAAATCGGTCTGGCCTTTATGTTCCTGATGCCGGTGGTGCTGGTTATTGTGGTTACTAATATTCAGAGCAGCACTTTCCAACTGCTCAATAAAAATAAACTGACGGTGTTGTTGCTGAACCGTGATACCGGCAGGCTAAGCCAGGAGTTTTTGCAAACGCTGGATAAAACCGGGTTGTTCCGCATTAAACAACTCCCTGGCAAAACTACCGACGGGCAACTGCGTGAAGGTCTGCATCAAAAAGATGCATTACTGGCCATTACCATCCCTGCATCGTTTACCGGCGATGTGCTGTACAAAGCCCAAAGCACCGCAGGCAAGGCGATGAAAAGCTTTGGCCTTGAGGGGGATAGCGCCAGGCATATTGCCGGCAATTTACCGCTGGATGTCTACTATCAGCCGTCGCTGCCAGAATCCTACCACCTCTCGGTACAAGGCGCCGTGCGTAGTGCCGTGCAGATTGTAGAAAGCAAAGAAACCCTTCGCCAACTTTATCTGGCCATTAACGATAAGCCGCTACCGGCTAAAATGGAGGACGAACTGCTGCAAAATCAAACGCAGATTCGCGAGCGTGCGGTAGCAGGGGGGCAGGATGTTAAAACGCCAGATGCCACCCAGCACAACGTACCGGCGTGGACCATCTTCGCTATGTTCTTCGTCATCATATCGCTGGCGGGTAGCATCATCCGCGAGAAGCGGAGCGGCAGCTTTGTGCGTTTAAAAACCTTGCCAACCAGTTATGCGCTGGCTCTGTTTGCGCGGCAGCTTACTTACTTGGCCGTTACTGTTTTGCAAGCACTGGTGGTTTTTGCTATTGGTATTTGGTTGTTCCCGGTAATTGGGTTGCCTGGCTTGCAAGTGCCGCATGATGTGGTGGGCTTTTTTGTGGTTACACTAATTATTGGCTGGGCCGCGGTAAGTTATGCCGTTTGTGCCGGTGTGTTTTTTAATACCGAGGAGCAAGCTAATAGCTTCGGCGCGATATCTATTGTAATACTGGCGGCCATTGGCGGCCTGATGGTCCCCAGCTTTGCCATGCCGTCATCATTCAGTGTGGCTCTAAATTTATCGCCGTTGCACTGGTGCCTTGAAGCATATAATATCTTATTTTTGGAAAATGGCAAACTGCCGGATGCCGTAAATTACCTCATACCATTGCTCATAATGATTGTGGTAATGCAGGCCGCCGCCTTTGCCGGATTGAAAAGAAAAAACCTGATCTAG